Proteins from one Penicillium digitatum chromosome 2, complete sequence genomic window:
- a CDS encoding Tubby C-terminal-like domain, whose translation MPYASYSNARLSHSYSCKPRKTLRSPDREIAFRNQYIARAKTILVLRPFGSPHSAVAYKITEEDGTPQFTVTGRKYTDRSCREFRDDTGLPLFELHRKWSWTNGWSVSLPGCDTATIATGAPRWTLGNASFGNFNLSFENAAALGGKRRDEKMLTLHIERHGNALALFDVVDGDRKVAEVRESIHHNEKLALMRGSRQGYRPAMDVIVMPGVDISLVATIAVIVSDWVFGSS comes from the exons ATGCCCTACGCTTCCTACTCCAACGCCAGACTATCACACTCATATTCCTGCAAGCCACGCAAAACCCTCCGATCACCAGACCGCGAGATCGCCTTCCGAAACCAGTACATAGCACGCGCAAAGACAATCCTCGTGCTCAGACCATTCGGCAGCCCCCACTCCGCCGTCGCATATAAGATTACCGAAGAGGATGGAACACCACAGTTTACGGTGACCGGTCGCAAATACACCGATCGGTCATGTCGAGAGTTCCGTGATGACACGGGTCTACCGCTCTTTGAACTACATCGGAAATGGTCGTGGACGAATGGTTGGTCGGTTAGCTTGCCCGGATGTGATACTGCAACGATTGCTACTGGCGCTCCGCGTTGGACGCTGGGGAATGCTTCGTTTGGGAATTTTAATCTTTCGTTTGAGAATGCGGCTGCTTTGGGGGGGAAGCGCAGGGATGAGAAGATGCTTACTTTGCATATTGAACGGCATGGAAATGCGCTGGCGCTTTTTGATGTTGTCGATGGGGATCGGAAGGTTGCTGAAGTCCGGGAGAGTATTCACCATAATGAGAAATTGGCTTTGATGAGAGGCTCTAGGCAGGGGTATCGCCCCGCCATGGATGTCATTGTAATGCCGGGAGTGGACATTTCCTTG GTTGCGACTATTGCTGTTATTGTATCTGACTGGGTTTTTGGTTCGAGTTAA
- a CDS encoding Glyoxalase/bleomycin resistance protein/dioxygenase — MAGKFAVKSLDHLVLTVRNIPKTVAFYTTYLGMRHEIFTSPTNQSMQRHALIFGSQKINLHQSGKEFEPKAQDVMPGSADLCFLTDENVEKVLEVFQDARVEILEGAKVVERTGAVGKIRSVYVRDPDGNLIEVSNYV, encoded by the exons ATGGCTGGGAAATTCGCCGTCAAATCTCTGGACCACCTGGTCTTAACAGTCCGCAACATTCCCAAAACGGTGGCATTCTATACAACCTACCTCGGCATGCGGCACGAGATTTTCACCTCACCCACGAACCAATCCATGCAGAG ACATGCCCTCATATTCGGGTCTCAGAAAATCAACCTCCACCAGTCGGGCAAGGAATTTGAACCCAAGGCCCAGGATGTTATGCCAGGAAGTGCCGATCTGTGCTTCTTGACAGACGAGAATGTGGAAAAGGTGTTAGAAGTATTCCAGGATGCCAGAGTTGAA ATTCTGGAAGGCGCCAAGGTTGTAGAAAGAACCGGGGCCGTTGGGAAGATTCGCAGTGTATACGTGAGAGATCCTGATGGAAATCTCATTGA AGTGTCGAACTATGTCTGA
- a CDS encoding Major facilitator superfamily domain, general substrate transporter, which yields MSVSSTQSLMSDSFCTSLHLVRVFITSLSTRERRLLPRSGCLPGLGSDLQFCLVMGLVAIYFSEMRVLLVPSIGFGWTFEVVASNTPLRLSPREADALIGRVAFRVRLKYGPLNTINPLILAV from the exons ATGTCGGTGTCTTCCACGCAATCATTGATGTCGGATTCCTTCTGCACCTCGTTGCACCTCGTCCGGGTGTTCATCACTTCGCTCTCAACGCGCGAACGGCGGCTACTCCCCCGCTCCGGGTGTCTGCCAGGCCTTGGCAGTGACCTCCAGTTCTGCCTTGTGATGGGCCTCGTCGCTATCTACTTCTCTGAGATGAGGGTGCTT CTCGTGCCATCGATCGGATTCGGTTGGACATTTGAGGTGGTGG CTTCGAATACCCCGCTTCGACTGTCCCCACGAGAGGCTGATGCCCTCATTGGCCGGGTGGCGTTCAGGGTACGTCTCAAGTACGGACCGCTCAACACCATCAATCCCCTGATCCTGGCTGTATGA
- a CDS encoding HAT dimerization codes for MLDGRDIQPRAITDEISQYLDSDTVSDELEAAKEEREEKLSEIEVDPISDTEEQEDELEDKPGDAIEVVIEDRPEDIPEERPLPTSEYGRPCSPSLPPTCTQTRASGRKRKSREDDLFEYH; via the exons atgcttgatggaagggatatacaaccacgagccattactgatgaaatcagtcaatatcttgacagcg atactgtttct gatgagcttgaggcggcaaaagaggagagggaagagaagctcagtgagattgaggttgatccaattagtgatacagaggagcaggaggatgaactggaagataaaccaggggatgcaattgaggttgtaattgaggatagaccagaggatataccggaggagaggcccttacctacaagtgaatatggtcgtccttgctcgccatcattaccaccaacctgtacacagacacgagcatcagggagaaaacgtaaaagcagggaagatgatttatttgaataccattag
- a CDS encoding Zinc finger, BED-type predicted: MSHNDFVDWWLETDYGRKSKLKWDSNRHTEIWNSYHQVAQGIDGAPMVMCKRCGKILEHPYTLSPNSTGKAQYHGTSTIQKHRKTAGCLRSEKGKKAEITNFLQREGEVSASIPFLQEDWEEDLLQFLTLNRLPFHLIEHPSFKRIINKARSAPSPPVIPSADTIRRRLGSLVKDRQQRILRIYGYYWLFH; the protein is encoded by the exons atgtcacataacgattttgtggactggtggttagagactgactacgggaggaaaagcaagcttaaatgggattcgaaccgccatacagagatctggaatagctaccatcaggtagctcagggtattgatggcgcaccaatggttatgtgcaagcgctgtgggaagatcctagagcatccttatacactaagcccgaacagcacaggcaaagcgcagtatcatggcacatcaaccatccagaaacatcggaaaacggctggttgtttacggtcggaaaaggggaagaaagcggagattacaaacttcctacaacgagag ggagaagtttcagcaagcatacccttcttacaagaagattgggaggaggatctcctccaatttcttactctcaaccggctcccattccatctgatcgagcatccatcattcaaacgcatcatcaataaagctcgttccgccccatcccctccagtgatcccatctgccgataccatccgtcgccgattgggcagtctagtcaaagaccggcagcagcgtatccttc gcatttatggctattactggctatttcattga
- a CDS encoding Short-chain dehydrogenase/reductase SDR, producing the protein MQNEKQCPAIMPRTWFITGCSSSLGRQLAITAAENKDVVIATSRDTSKLSDLVSMGVIAKKLNVQASDAEVKAVIDDVISTVGPIDILVNNAGWIWEGGVEECSHQESIDQFDVNFFSQIRILRAALPSMRARKSGVVVNFGSISGWQGSPAAGMYCATEAAIVIYTETLRNELAPFHIDVTYVEPGYFRTNFLTRGHKVTAKNCIPELDVGTQATRDAIAANSLHQPRDPATGAQVLFEAFTKTGRCEGRSLPGRLALGRNSLAVVKGIIAHEQDILDSWEEIVAATPFDDVKA; encoded by the exons ATGCAGAATGAGAAGCAATGTCCTG CTATCATGCCCCGCACCTGGTTCATCACCGGCTGTTCCTCCAGCCTCGGACGCCAATTGGCCATTACGGCCGCTGAGAACAAAGATGTTGTCATTGCCACCTCGCGCGACACCTCAAAGCTATCCGATCTGGTTTCGATGGGTGTTATTGCGAAGAAGCTTAATGTGCAAGCCAGCGATGCCGAAGTCAAAGCCGTTATTGACGACGTTATATCTACCGTTGGACCGATTGACATCCTCGTCAACAATGCAGGGTGGATTTGGGAAGGAGGTGTAGAAGAGTGCAG CCACCAAGAAAGCATCGATCAATTCGACGTGAACTTCTTCTCACAGATACGCATCCTTAGAGCAGCTCTCCCTTCAATGCGTGCCCGCAAATCCGGCGTCGTCGTTAACTTTGGATCGATCAGTGGCTGGCAAGGCTCCCCGGCAGCGGGCATGTATTGTGCTACCGAGGCCGCCATCGTGATCTACACGGAAACCCTCCGCAATGAACTAGCTCCTTTCCATATTGACGTCACCTATGTGGAGCCGGGTTACTTCCGTACCAACTTCCTCACTAGAGGCCACAAGGTCACTGCCAAGAACTGCATTCCCGAGTTAGACGTTGGAACCCAGGCCACCCGTGATGCCATCGCTGCTAATAGTCTCCACCAACCCAGGGACCCCGCGACGGGCGCTCAAGTTCTCTTCGAGGCTTTCACCAAGACTGGTCGCTGCGAGGGACGTAGTCTCCCGGGAAGATTGGCACTAGGGCGGAATTCCTTGGCTGTTGTCAAGGGGATAATTGCCCATGAACAGGATATTCTTGATAGTTGGGAGGAGATCGTTGCTGCCACGCCTTTTGATGATGTAAAAGCCTAG